Proteins encoded by one window of Kineococcus endophyticus:
- a CDS encoding carbohydrate ABC transporter permease: MAVTLPRPTLGSARRDLRARPVRTRRARWTARVVLLVISLAFLAPLYWMVASALKSDTELAAFPPTLWPHELHWENFSAAVQSMPFFTFFRNTVVVTALSVVFAVASNFVVAYGFSCLQWPGRDKVFYVVIATLFIPFPITLIPMFDLYAKLGWINTWAPLVVPSMFASAFYVFLIRQFLLQFPRDVLDAAAIDGANAWRTLWTVVFPQARPALATVAIFAAVGSWNDFMGPLLYLQDQDVQTLSIGIQAYTMTASTEDFQYNQLMAVSFLVILPLVVLFFLFQRYFIRGATVGSFK, from the coding sequence GTGGCCGTGACCCTCCCCCGCCCCACCCTCGGATCCGCCCGGCGCGACCTGCGCGCCCGCCCCGTGCGCACGCGGCGCGCCCGCTGGACCGCCCGCGTGGTGCTGCTGGTCATCTCGCTGGCGTTCCTGGCACCCCTGTACTGGATGGTGGCCAGCGCCCTGAAGTCCGACACGGAACTGGCGGCGTTCCCGCCGACGCTGTGGCCGCACGAACTGCACTGGGAGAACTTCTCCGCGGCCGTGCAGTCGATGCCCTTCTTCACGTTCTTCCGCAACACCGTCGTCGTGACGGCGCTGTCGGTGGTGTTCGCCGTCGCCTCGAACTTCGTCGTGGCGTACGGGTTCTCCTGCCTGCAGTGGCCCGGCCGGGACAAGGTGTTCTACGTCGTCATCGCGACGCTGTTCATCCCCTTCCCCATCACGCTCATCCCGATGTTCGACCTCTACGCCAAGCTCGGCTGGATCAACACCTGGGCGCCGCTGGTCGTGCCGTCGATGTTCGCGTCCGCGTTCTACGTCTTCCTCATCCGGCAGTTCCTGCTGCAGTTCCCGCGCGACGTGCTGGACGCCGCCGCGATCGACGGGGCGAACGCGTGGCGGACGCTGTGGACCGTCGTCTTCCCGCAGGCCCGGCCGGCCCTCGCCACGGTCGCCATCTTCGCCGCCGTGGGGTCCTGGAACGACTTCATGGGCCCGCTGCTGTACCTGCAGGACCAGGACGTGCAGACGCTGTCCATCGGCATCCAGGCGTACACGATGACCGCCTCCACCGAGGACTTCCAGTACAACCAGCTGATGGCGGTGTCGTTCCTGGTGATCCTGCCGCTGGTGGTCCTCTTCTTCCTCTTCCAGCGCTACTTCATCCGTGGCGCGACCGTCGGGAGCTTCAAGTGA
- a CDS encoding glycosyltransferase family 4 protein, giving the protein MRVAIVTESFLPQVNGVTGSVLKVCEHLRSEGHEALVVAPGPGPSRHGSVPVVRIASAPLPGYAEQRVAYPSWRLAQALRDFRPDVVHLAAPTVLGAQAATLARRAGVPAVAVYQTDLPGYAARYGWRGASQAVWRWLRRVHEMAARTLAPSRHACAELVAHGFPDVSRWPRGVDVQRFHPRFRDEEFRRDLAPRGELLVGYVGRLAREKELDLLREVHGVPGVRLVVAGDGPQRAHLQRVLPRARFLGMVHGAQVARVFASLDLFVHTGRHETFCQTAQEALASGVPVVAPAAGGLLDIVDPGVNGEFFTPGDGAQLQRVVGHLRQDTGARLELAGRARTSVAGRDWTSVGHDLVATYRAVSV; this is encoded by the coding sequence GTGCGAGTAGCGATCGTCACCGAGTCCTTCCTGCCCCAGGTCAACGGTGTGACCGGCTCCGTGCTCAAGGTCTGCGAGCACCTGCGCTCCGAGGGTCACGAGGCCCTCGTCGTCGCCCCCGGACCGGGCCCCTCCCGGCACGGTTCCGTCCCCGTCGTCCGCATCGCCTCGGCTCCGCTGCCCGGGTACGCCGAGCAGCGCGTCGCCTACCCGTCCTGGCGGCTCGCGCAGGCGCTGCGCGACTTCCGTCCCGACGTCGTCCACCTGGCCGCCCCCACGGTCCTCGGGGCGCAGGCCGCGACCCTCGCGCGCCGCGCCGGGGTGCCGGCCGTGGCGGTGTACCAGACCGACCTGCCCGGGTACGCCGCCCGGTACGGGTGGCGGGGTGCGTCGCAGGCGGTCTGGCGCTGGCTGCGGCGGGTCCACGAGATGGCGGCCCGCACCCTGGCGCCGAGCCGGCACGCGTGCGCCGAACTCGTGGCCCACGGGTTCCCGGACGTCTCGCGCTGGCCGCGCGGCGTCGACGTGCAGCGGTTCCACCCGCGGTTCCGCGACGAGGAGTTCCGCCGCGACCTCGCCCCGCGCGGGGAACTGCTCGTCGGCTACGTCGGGCGGCTGGCCCGCGAGAAGGAGCTCGACCTCCTCCGCGAGGTGCACGGCGTGCCGGGCGTGCGTCTCGTCGTCGCCGGCGACGGACCGCAACGCGCCCACCTGCAACGGGTCCTGCCCCGGGCGCGGTTCCTGGGCATGGTGCACGGGGCGCAGGTCGCGCGCGTCTTCGCCTCGCTCGACCTGTTCGTCCACACCGGCCGCCACGAGACGTTCTGCCAGACCGCCCAGGAGGCCCTGGCCAGCGGCGTCCCCGTCGTCGCACCCGCAGCCGGCGGGCTGCTGGACATCGTGGACCCGGGGGTCAACGGGGAGTTCTTCACCCCCGGCGACGGCGCCCAGCTGCAACGGGTCGTGGGCCACCTGCGCCAGGACACCGGCGCCCGGCTCGAACTCGCCGGCCGGGCCCGGACCTCCGTGGCCGGTCGCGACTGGACATCGGTCGGGCACGACCTCGTCGCGACCTACCGCGCGGTGTCCGTCTAG
- a CDS encoding extracellular solute-binding protein, whose amino-acid sequence MSRTQNPSRRTVLGGGLAGLTGLAGLAGCGSGPRAAGDISFWGAGGDDLPAQTRFLDAWTAANPGTRITASQVPAGSLNYGASIITAVRGGTAPDVWLLDRFTTAQYAALGLLEPLDPLVEEHSGVSVEEFRSGWLRFAADEASYDGKLYALPTETDCRSLFYNKQLLREAGVDPDELDPANGPVTFDRVLEMADAVTRRDARGNYERIGWIPWSDEGWPMTYSFARGAKYFDDTSCSVDLLADPVLHAYEQLEEWRDRLDFTKVDLFLATYQPASGPPSANTMFTGRRAFVTATPWWLSQFAKYAPDLDVGVTHLPVNSPGDQPYTWSGGFAVATPKGSSRSKEVWDFMTSYAGADGQRTLLGELKRLPTRVDVLSDPSASDPSLRFFADELQHSTSRPPLPAAQVLWDATVDAKDAVLYSRTPAREALQRAQDRVEPQMSPYCPFRLPEGFGTVGVQPAGT is encoded by the coding sequence GTGAGCCGCACGCAGAACCCCAGCCGTCGCACGGTCCTCGGAGGTGGGCTGGCCGGCCTCACGGGGCTGGCCGGACTCGCCGGGTGCGGTTCCGGTCCGCGCGCCGCCGGCGACATCTCCTTCTGGGGAGCCGGCGGTGACGACCTGCCGGCGCAGACGCGGTTCCTGGACGCCTGGACCGCGGCGAACCCCGGCACCCGCATCACGGCCAGCCAGGTGCCGGCGGGTTCCCTGAACTACGGCGCCAGCATCATCACGGCCGTGCGGGGCGGCACCGCCCCGGACGTCTGGCTGCTCGACCGGTTCACGACGGCGCAGTACGCGGCCCTCGGCCTGCTCGAGCCCCTCGACCCGCTCGTCGAGGAGCACAGCGGGGTCAGCGTCGAGGAGTTCCGCTCGGGGTGGCTGCGCTTCGCGGCCGACGAGGCCAGCTACGACGGCAAGCTCTACGCGCTGCCCACCGAGACCGACTGCCGCTCGCTGTTCTACAACAAGCAGCTGCTGCGCGAGGCGGGGGTGGACCCGGACGAGCTCGACCCGGCCAACGGACCGGTCACGTTCGACCGGGTGCTGGAGATGGCCGACGCCGTCACCCGCCGGGACGCCCGCGGGAACTACGAACGCATCGGCTGGATCCCCTGGAGCGACGAGGGGTGGCCGATGACGTACTCGTTCGCCCGCGGGGCGAAGTACTTCGACGACACCAGCTGCAGCGTCGACCTGCTCGCCGACCCCGTGCTGCACGCCTACGAGCAGCTCGAGGAGTGGCGCGACCGGCTGGACTTCACCAAGGTCGACCTGTTCCTCGCGACCTACCAGCCCGCGTCCGGTCCCCCGTCGGCGAACACGATGTTCACCGGGCGGCGGGCCTTCGTCACGGCCACGCCGTGGTGGCTGTCGCAGTTCGCCAAGTACGCACCCGACCTCGACGTCGGGGTGACGCACCTGCCCGTGAACTCCCCCGGTGACCAGCCGTACACGTGGTCGGGGGGTTTCGCGGTGGCGACGCCGAAGGGGTCGAGCCGGTCGAAGGAGGTGTGGGACTTCATGACGAGCTACGCGGGGGCGGACGGGCAGCGGACCCTGCTCGGCGAGCTCAAGCGCCTGCCCACCCGGGTGGACGTGCTGTCCGACCCCTCCGCCTCGGACCCGTCGCTGCGGTTCTTCGCCGACGAGCTGCAGCACAGCACGTCCCGGCCGCCGCTGCCCGCGGCGCAGGTGCTGTGGGACGCGACGGTCGACGCCAAGGACGCCGTGCTCTACAGCCGCACCCCGGCCCGGGAGGCCCTGCAGCGCGCCCAGGACAGGGTGGAGCCGCAGATGAGCCCGTACTGCCCGTTCCGGCTCCCGGAGGGGTTCGGGACGGTCGGCGTCCAGCCGGCCGGCACCTAG
- a CDS encoding fasciclin domain-containing protein, whose amino-acid sequence MSTLNTTSNGKKAFSLVALAGALTLAVAGCGGSDGTAGNAEPSTSTSSSSSSSMSSSPSESMTSSMASDTTPVGPGCADYAAQVPSGAGSVEGMSTANVTTAASNNPLLKTLTAAVSGQLNSQVNLVDTLNGGEFTVFAPVDTAFEKLPADTVNSLKTPEGAQTLTKVLTYHVVQGKMTPQQLLDAKSVKTVEGQNVEVAGSADALTVNGSTNVICGNVQTSNATVYLIDSVLMPPS is encoded by the coding sequence ATGTCCACGCTGAACACCACGTCGAACGGCAAGAAGGCCTTCTCCCTGGTGGCCCTCGCCGGGGCCCTCACACTGGCCGTGGCCGGCTGCGGCGGCTCGGACGGGACCGCGGGGAACGCCGAGCCCTCGACGAGCACCTCGTCCTCGTCGTCCAGCTCGATGTCCTCCAGCCCGTCCGAGAGCATGACGAGCTCGATGGCCTCGGACACCACCCCGGTCGGCCCCGGCTGCGCCGACTACGCCGCGCAGGTCCCGAGCGGTGCCGGTTCGGTCGAGGGCATGTCCACGGCGAACGTCACGACGGCCGCGTCCAACAACCCGCTGCTGAAGACGCTCACCGCCGCCGTCTCCGGTCAGCTGAACTCGCAGGTGAACCTGGTCGACACGCTCAACGGTGGCGAGTTCACGGTCTTCGCGCCCGTGGACACCGCCTTCGAGAAGCTGCCGGCCGACACCGTGAACTCGCTCAAGACCCCCGAGGGCGCCCAGACGCTGACCAAGGTCCTCACCTACCACGTCGTGCAGGGGAAGATGACCCCGCAGCAGCTGCTCGACGCGAAGTCCGTCAAGACCGTCGAGGGCCAGAACGTCGAGGTCGCCGGTTCGGCCGACGCCCTCACGGTCAACGGGTCGACGAACGTGATCTGCGGCAACGTCCAGACCTCGAACGCGACCGTCTACCTCATCGACTCGGTGCTGATGCCGCCGTCCTGA
- a CDS encoding MarR family winged helix-turn-helix transcriptional regulator, which produces MTTEDPLALERQVCFALVVAARTVLSVYRPVLEPLGLTHPQYLVMLALWGREPMSVKDLSEALQLDPPTLSPLLKRLEAQGLLERRRLPEDQRSLAVTLTERGRALREEALRVPGQVLDRLGMDVAELERLRDGLTHVIDAATSAGATTAGLSRGR; this is translated from the coding sequence GTGACGACCGAGGACCCGCTGGCGCTGGAACGGCAGGTCTGCTTCGCCCTCGTGGTGGCGGCCCGGACGGTGCTGTCCGTGTACCGCCCCGTCCTGGAACCCCTGGGCCTGACCCACCCGCAGTACCTCGTGATGCTGGCGCTCTGGGGACGCGAGCCGATGTCCGTCAAGGACCTGTCCGAGGCCCTGCAGCTGGACCCGCCCACGTTGTCCCCGCTGCTCAAGCGGCTCGAGGCGCAGGGGTTGCTCGAACGTCGGCGGCTGCCGGAGGACCAGCGCAGCCTCGCCGTCACCCTCACCGAGCGGGGGAGGGCACTGCGCGAGGAGGCGCTGCGGGTGCCCGGGCAGGTCCTCGACCGCCTCGGGATGGACGTGGCCGAGCTCGAACGCCTGCGGGACGGGCTGACGCACGTCATCGACGCGGCCACGTCAGCCGGGGCCACGACCGCGGGCCTCAGTCGAGGTCGGTGA
- a CDS encoding molybdopterin-dependent oxidoreductase, giving the protein MHRRSTKDSATDRPGVAGHLWGALCGVLSGGLTLGVGSLVASFLVRSSDPVLGVGQEFIARTPEWLKEWAIRQFGQSDKAVLLGSLYGTLVVFFVVLGLLARRHLRVALAGVTVLGVAAVGATLNRPDATALSWLPSTIGTVAGALALVLGTRALRRRGRGPAGGALSRRSVVLGGVAVVAAGSAGAGAAVTSSRSVAQARSKIVLPKPASPAPALPPGIDTVEGITPYVTSAKDFYRVDTALSVPQVDVSSWSLRIHGMVDREVSVTFEDLLAEDLVERWTTMTCVSNEVGGNLVGNARWLGVPLTLLLDRAGLDRDADMLLSRSSDGFTISTPVADATDGRDSMIAVGMNGEPLTDVHGFPARMLVPGLYGYVSACKWITEIEVTRFDRASAYWTDRGWAREAPIKTAVRIDVPASFGQVRSGATVPVAGVAWAQTRGISGVEVSVDSGPWRAAELLPSVGKNSWVQWTVGLDGLEPGNHTLRARATDGTGQLQTEAVAKPIPDGSSGWPSKLFTVV; this is encoded by the coding sequence GTGCACCGACGTTCGACGAAGGACTCAGCGACCGACCGGCCCGGCGTCGCCGGCCACCTGTGGGGTGCCCTGTGCGGGGTGCTCTCCGGGGGCCTCACCCTCGGGGTCGGTTCCCTGGTCGCCTCGTTCCTCGTCCGGTCCTCCGACCCCGTGCTCGGGGTCGGTCAGGAGTTCATCGCCCGCACGCCGGAGTGGCTCAAGGAGTGGGCCATCCGGCAGTTCGGCCAGTCCGACAAGGCGGTCCTGCTGGGCAGCCTGTACGGCACGCTCGTCGTGTTCTTCGTCGTGCTGGGGCTCCTGGCCCGTCGGCACCTGCGGGTCGCCCTCGCGGGTGTCACGGTCCTCGGGGTCGCCGCGGTCGGTGCTACGCTCAACCGGCCGGACGCCACGGCCCTCAGCTGGCTCCCCTCGACGATCGGCACCGTGGCGGGTGCCCTCGCCCTGGTCCTCGGCACCCGTGCGCTGCGGCGACGCGGCCGGGGCCCTGCCGGGGGCGCCCTGTCCCGCCGGTCGGTCGTCCTCGGCGGCGTCGCCGTCGTCGCGGCCGGCAGTGCCGGCGCGGGCGCGGCGGTCACGTCGTCCCGGTCCGTCGCGCAGGCCCGGTCCAAGATCGTGCTGCCGAAGCCCGCCTCGCCCGCGCCGGCGCTCCCCCCGGGGATCGACACGGTCGAGGGGATCACCCCCTACGTGACGAGCGCGAAGGACTTCTACCGGGTGGACACGGCGCTGTCCGTGCCGCAGGTGGACGTCTCGTCGTGGTCGCTGCGCATCCACGGCATGGTCGACCGCGAGGTCTCCGTGACGTTCGAGGACCTGCTCGCGGAGGACCTCGTCGAGCGGTGGACGACCATGACGTGCGTCTCCAACGAGGTCGGTGGGAACCTCGTGGGGAACGCCCGGTGGTTGGGGGTTCCGCTGACCCTGCTGCTCGACCGGGCGGGTCTGGACCGGGACGCCGACATGCTGCTGTCCCGTTCCTCCGACGGTTTCACGATCTCGACCCCGGTCGCCGACGCGACCGACGGGCGGGACTCGATGATCGCCGTCGGCATGAACGGAGAACCCCTGACGGACGTGCACGGGTTTCCCGCCCGCATGCTCGTGCCGGGGTTGTACGGGTACGTCTCGGCCTGCAAGTGGATCACCGAGATCGAGGTCACCCGGTTCGACCGGGCGAGCGCCTACTGGACCGACCGCGGGTGGGCTCGGGAGGCGCCGATCAAGACGGCCGTGCGCATCGACGTCCCCGCTTCGTTCGGTCAGGTCCGTTCCGGCGCAACGGTTCCCGTGGCCGGTGTGGCCTGGGCCCAGACCCGCGGGATCTCCGGGGTGGAGGTCTCGGTGGACTCCGGGCCGTGGCGCGCGGCAGAACTCCTGCCGTCGGTCGGGAAGAACTCCTGGGTCCAGTGGACCGTCGGCCTCGACGGTCTGGAACCCGGGAACCACACCCTGCGGGCCCGTGCCACGGACGGGACGGGGCAGCTCCAGACGGAGGCCGTGGCGAAACCCATCCCGGACGGTTCGTCCGGATGGCCCAGCAAGTTGTTCACCGTCGTCTAG
- a CDS encoding glycoside hydrolase family 125 protein, producing MDATTRVDVDELLPAALVDDLAEQVTQRAGERVGRIVARALRETVERTPTVRPDGSVFVVTGDIPAMWLRDSTAQWQTYLLLLDRAPALTDVIAGVLRTQFASIRHDAYANAFNDGPTGRCHEPGDNSDDPWLWERKYEVDSLAFPVLLAHRLRRAAGRDDLLGPDAHPAMRRIVDLWRLEQDHEGRSPYRFVRPTDERSETLDRDGLGTPVAVTGMTWSGFRPSDDACEYGYNVPANLFAARALDHVATFAREVFDDAGLAADAEALAAELRAAVEAHGVVEHPGHGRVWAYEVDGLGSTLLADDANMPSLLSLPLLGACRADDPLYVATRGLVLSDTNPWFHRGTAATGIGSPHTPDRYVWPIALCVQALTSGDEEEAVRVLRLVADCDDDTGHVHEGFHVDDPSRWTREWFSWADSTFCELALSLLGKRVTDLD from the coding sequence GTGGACGCGACGACGAGGGTGGACGTGGACGAGCTGCTGCCGGCGGCGCTGGTGGACGACCTGGCGGAGCAGGTCACGCAGCGGGCCGGGGAACGGGTGGGGCGCATCGTCGCCCGGGCCCTCCGGGAGACCGTCGAGCGCACGCCGACGGTCCGGCCCGACGGGTCCGTGTTCGTCGTGACGGGCGACATCCCGGCCATGTGGCTGCGCGACTCCACGGCGCAGTGGCAGACGTACCTGCTGCTGCTGGACCGCGCGCCGGCCCTCACCGACGTCATCGCCGGGGTGCTGCGGACCCAGTTCGCCTCCATCCGGCACGACGCCTACGCCAACGCCTTCAACGACGGCCCGACCGGTCGCTGCCACGAACCCGGTGACAACAGCGACGACCCCTGGCTGTGGGAGCGCAAGTACGAGGTCGACTCCCTCGCCTTCCCCGTGCTCCTGGCGCACCGGCTGCGGCGCGCCGCCGGCCGCGACGACCTCCTCGGCCCCGACGCGCACCCGGCGATGCGGCGCATCGTCGACCTGTGGCGGCTGGAGCAGGACCACGAGGGCCGCTCGCCCTACCGGTTCGTCCGGCCGACGGACGAGCGCAGCGAGACGCTCGACCGCGACGGGCTCGGGACGCCCGTGGCGGTCACGGGCATGACGTGGTCGGGGTTCCGCCCCAGCGACGACGCCTGCGAGTACGGCTACAACGTCCCGGCGAACCTCTTCGCCGCCCGGGCCCTGGACCACGTCGCCACCTTCGCCCGCGAGGTGTTCGACGACGCGGGTCTCGCCGCCGACGCCGAGGCCCTGGCCGCCGAACTGCGTGCGGCCGTCGAGGCCCACGGCGTCGTGGAGCACCCCGGGCACGGCCGCGTCTGGGCCTACGAGGTCGACGGCCTGGGCAGCACGCTGCTCGCCGACGACGCGAACATGCCCAGCCTGCTCTCCCTGCCCCTGCTCGGCGCCTGCCGCGCCGACGACCCCCTGTACGTCGCGACGCGCGGGCTCGTGCTGTCCGACACGAACCCCTGGTTCCACCGCGGGACCGCCGCGACGGGCATCGGCAGCCCCCACACGCCGGACCGCTACGTCTGGCCGATCGCCCTGTGCGTGCAGGCCCTGACCAGCGGGGACGAGGAGGAGGCGGTCCGGGTCCTGCGCCTGGTCGCCGACTGCGACGACGACACCGGCCACGTCCACGAGGGGTTCCACGTCGACGACCCGTCGCGGTGGACGCGCGAGTGGTTCTCCTGGGCCGACTCCACGTTCTGCGAGCTCGCCCTGTCCCTGCTGGGCAAGCGCGTCACCGACCTCGACTGA
- a CDS encoding ROK family protein — MRIGLDIGGTSVDGVALGPDGEVLATCRHRTRLGRDEVVASASAAVVELVQAAGAVPEHVGVGVPGLVDPDTGCVRDAVNLGFGPEPVPLADLLGAAVGGVPVAVENDVKAATWGAWRSLEPAGDLALLSLGTGVAAGLVVGGVLQRGASAAAGEVGHLAVDPAGERCGCGQRGCLETVAAGSALQRAWPHGEPGREGGHLFAAAAAGDPAAAAVVDRWATAVALAVRTLVLTVDPAVVVLAGGVTTNGLPVLHAVGRALDRQAEGSAFVRGLGIASRLALLPADRPVAAIGAATATVTSSVRTAASAPSR; from the coding sequence GTGCGCATCGGCCTGGACATCGGCGGCACGTCGGTCGACGGCGTCGCCCTCGGGCCCGACGGCGAGGTGCTGGCCACGTGCCGGCACCGGACCCGTCTGGGGCGCGACGAGGTGGTCGCCTCCGCGAGCGCGGCCGTGGTCGAGCTCGTGCAGGCCGCGGGCGCCGTCCCCGAGCACGTGGGTGTCGGGGTCCCCGGGCTGGTCGACCCGGACACGGGATGCGTGCGCGACGCCGTGAACCTGGGGTTCGGCCCGGAACCCGTCCCGCTGGCGGACCTCCTGGGCGCGGCCGTCGGCGGCGTCCCCGTCGCGGTGGAGAACGACGTCAAGGCGGCGACGTGGGGCGCCTGGCGGTCGCTCGAGCCCGCCGGGGACCTCGCCCTGCTCTCCCTGGGGACAGGGGTCGCGGCGGGGCTCGTGGTGGGCGGAGTCCTGCAGCGCGGCGCCAGCGCCGCGGCCGGCGAGGTCGGGCACCTGGCCGTGGACCCGGCCGGGGAACGCTGCGGGTGCGGGCAGCGCGGGTGCCTGGAGACGGTCGCCGCGGGGTCGGCGCTGCAACGCGCCTGGCCGCACGGAGAACCCGGCCGCGAGGGCGGGCACCTGTTCGCAGCCGCCGCCGCGGGGGATCCGGCGGCCGCGGCCGTCGTGGACCGGTGGGCGACCGCGGTCGCCCTCGCGGTGCGGACCCTGGTGCTGACGGTCGACCCGGCGGTCGTCGTCCTGGCAGGTGGGGTGACGACGAACGGCCTGCCGGTCCTGCACGCCGTGGGGCGTGCGCTGGACCGGCAGGCCGAGGGGTCCGCCTTCGTGCGCGGGCTGGGGATCGCCTCGCGACTCGCCCTGCTGCCCGCGGACCGTCCCGTCGCGGCGATCGGTGCCGCGACGGCGACGGTCACGTCGTCCGTCAGGACGGCGGCATCAGCACCGAGTCGATGA
- a CDS encoding oxygenase MpaB family protein, producing MRTSDRFRARFRRRVSGDPSGAPDWVRAIATVGEGPGWFEPDGVVWRVHGDLSTLVGGVAALLGQGTHPLALAGVQRHSTYRTDPWGRLAGTARWLTVTTFGSSQLADREAARVRGMHQRVRGTAPDGRPYSASDPALLRWVHLAFTDAFLAAQDACGNDLTPRFGSRWGDEYVADWARSARALGALDLPTSRRELAEALHEQRPGLVPVPDDLRAFITGPTGLGRAERLVYRRIARAGSLVLSPTLADLAGVPGRGRSSTSARLRRELAAARVSLKALRLALGPHSPSERAARYRLGRGPRPEWLREDGVPELV from the coding sequence CTGCGCACCTCCGACCGCTTCCGCGCCCGGTTCCGGCGCCGCGTCTCGGGTGACCCGAGCGGGGCGCCGGACTGGGTCCGGGCCATCGCCACCGTCGGCGAGGGTCCGGGCTGGTTCGAGCCGGACGGCGTCGTCTGGCGCGTCCACGGCGACCTGTCCACCCTCGTGGGCGGGGTCGCGGCCCTGCTGGGCCAGGGCACCCACCCGCTCGCCCTCGCGGGCGTGCAACGGCACTCCACCTACCGCACCGATCCGTGGGGCAGGCTCGCCGGCACGGCGCGTTGGCTCACCGTCACGACGTTCGGATCGTCGCAGCTGGCCGATCGGGAGGCGGCTCGCGTCCGCGGGATGCACCAGCGCGTGCGAGGGACCGCACCCGACGGCCGGCCCTACTCCGCGTCCGACCCAGCCCTGCTGCGCTGGGTCCACCTGGCCTTCACGGACGCGTTCCTGGCCGCCCAGGACGCCTGCGGGAACGACCTGACCCCGCGGTTCGGGTCGCGGTGGGGGGACGAGTACGTGGCCGACTGGGCGCGCAGCGCCCGGGCTCTCGGCGCCCTCGACCTGCCGACCTCCCGCAGGGAGCTCGCGGAGGCGTTGCACGAGCAGCGTCCCGGGCTGGTTCCCGTGCCCGACGACCTGCGCGCCTTCATCACCGGCCCCACGGGTCTGGGCCGCGCCGAACGCCTCGTGTACCGCCGCATCGCCCGCGCGGGGTCGCTCGTGCTGTCCCCCACCCTGGCCGACCTCGCCGGCGTGCCGGGCCGCGGCAGGTCGTCCACCTCCGCCCGGTTGCGCCGGGAACTGGCCGCGGCCCGGGTCTCGCTGAAGGCCCTGAGGCTCGCCCTCGGACCCCACAGCCCGTCGGAACGAGCCGCCCGGTACCGCCTGGGCCGTGGCCCCCGCCCGGAGTGGCTGAGGGAGGACGGCGTCCCGGAACTCGTCTGA
- a CDS encoding carbohydrate ABC transporter permease encodes MFPATGRTTTDPPRLRAGVLEVRRTGPRLSPRDRRRLWTGLAFVSPWIVGVVVFVVYPVVYSFVVSLTRYSGMNSPDFVGFTNYVSAAVDPLVRTSIGNTLLYAVVAVPCSLLVALVVAIAMNQDLREVRWYRTALYIPSLVPTFALGFIFIVFVNPQFGVVNQVLRVFGAGDVNLLGDPRTIKFVIVAMAQLAAGNAALIFLAGLRAVPPTLYEAARVDGAGPVRQFLSITLPLISPVILFNLITGISSALQIFTEGYVVSAGVSDAVGGPDNGTLFYMLYVYRNAFSYASLGYASALAFLLFVVGVTLSALVYVLSKRFVNYDLDAG; translated from the coding sequence GTGTTCCCAGCGACCGGTCGAACGACCACGGACCCACCGCGCCTGCGCGCGGGCGTCCTCGAGGTGCGCCGCACCGGGCCGCGACTGAGCCCACGCGACCGGAGGCGCCTGTGGACGGGGCTGGCCTTCGTCTCCCCGTGGATCGTCGGGGTCGTCGTCTTCGTCGTCTACCCGGTCGTCTACTCGTTCGTCGTGAGCCTCACCCGGTACTCCGGGATGAACTCCCCCGACTTCGTCGGGTTCACGAACTACGTGTCGGCGGCGGTGGACCCGCTCGTGCGGACCTCCATCGGGAACACGCTGCTGTACGCCGTGGTCGCGGTCCCCTGCAGCCTGCTGGTGGCACTCGTGGTGGCCATCGCGATGAACCAGGACCTGCGCGAGGTCCGGTGGTACCGGACGGCCCTGTACATCCCCTCGCTCGTGCCGACGTTCGCCCTCGGGTTCATCTTCATCGTCTTCGTCAACCCGCAGTTCGGCGTCGTGAACCAGGTGCTGCGCGTGTTCGGCGCCGGCGACGTCAACCTCCTCGGAGACCCCCGGACCATCAAGTTCGTCATCGTCGCGATGGCCCAGCTCGCCGCCGGCAACGCGGCGCTGATCTTCCTGGCCGGCCTGCGCGCCGTGCCTCCGACGCTGTACGAGGCCGCCCGGGTCGACGGGGCCGGGCCGGTGCGGCAGTTCCTGTCGATCACGCTGCCGCTCATCTCCCCGGTCATCCTGTTCAACCTCATCACCGGGATCTCCAGCGCGCTGCAGATCTTCACCGAGGGGTACGTCGTCTCGGCGGGGGTCTCCGACGCGGTCGGCGGTCCGGACAACGGAACCCTCTTCTACATGCTGTACGTCTACCGCAACGCCTTCAGCTACGCCTCCCTCGGTTACGCCTCCGCTCTGGCGTTCCTGCTGTTCGTGGTGGGCGTCACCCTGTCCGCGCTCGTCTACGTCCTGTCGAAGCGCTTCGTGAACTACGACCTCGACGCCGGCTGA